The proteins below are encoded in one region of Candidatus Eremiobacterota bacterium:
- the rtcA gene encoding RNA 3'-terminal phosphate cyclase → MPEDQVISIDGSTGEGGGQIIRTALALSVITGKPFSITAIRAGRREPGLKEQHLTCIEAARAISQASVTGNTARSPALSFFPGKPRAGSYHFAVETAGSASLVLHSIFYPLALLDRPSQLSIKGGTHVFWSPTFDYLSTNWAFHIKSAGFRAGLDLVKTGYFPRGRGEISCTVGAYRDSASLPPVRKLSRGVLTGLSIIIGSSHLPDHVRRRMKATVKKVLGARLSLARFIEITPQAESPNAFICITAKFDHTSASFTDVGERGKPSEEVAENACRDFLSYLERRGALDLHMADQILLPLCLVPRGTSVYTTTHVTSHLLTNREIIMKFLPVSIEIEGKEHEEGKVTVKI, encoded by the coding sequence ATGCCCGAAGACCAGGTAATTTCCATCGACGGCTCCACTGGTGAAGGCGGCGGCCAGATAATAAGGACGGCCCTGGCACTCTCGGTGATCACCGGGAAGCCCTTTTCCATAACCGCCATAAGGGCCGGAAGGCGTGAGCCGGGACTCAAGGAGCAGCATCTCACCTGCATAGAGGCAGCCCGGGCAATCTCCCAGGCCTCAGTAACCGGCAACACAGCCCGCTCTCCGGCCCTCTCCTTCTTTCCCGGCAAACCCCGGGCCGGCTCATACCACTTTGCCGTGGAAACGGCGGGTTCGGCGTCCCTTGTCCTTCACAGCATCTTCTATCCCCTGGCCCTCCTCGACAGGCCTTCGCAGCTCTCTATCAAGGGAGGCACCCATGTCTTCTGGAGCCCCACCTTTGACTACCTCTCGACTAACTGGGCTTTCCATATAAAGTCGGCAGGCTTCAGGGCGGGGCTGGACCTTGTGAAGACCGGCTATTTCCCCAGGGGCCGGGGCGAGATTTCCTGCACTGTCGGAGCATACAGGGACAGCGCGTCCCTGCCGCCTGTGAGAAAGCTCTCCCGCGGCGTCCTGACCGGGCTCTCCATCATCATCGGGTCATCACACCTTCCCGATCACGTGAGGAGACGGATGAAAGCCACGGTGAAAAAAGTGCTGGGCGCCAGACTCTCACTGGCAAGATTCATCGAGATCACCCCGCAGGCTGAGAGTCCCAACGCTTTTATCTGCATCACCGCGAAATTTGACCATACTTCTGCCAGTTTCACCGACGTGGGAGAGAGGGGGAAGCCCTCAGAGGAAGTAGCGGAAAATGCCTGCAGGGACTTCCTCTCATACCTCGAGAGGAGAGGTGCCCTTGACCTTCACATGGCCGACCAGATCCTCCTTCCTCTCTGCCTTGTGCCCCGCGGTACCTCGGTGTACACCACGACCCACGTGACATCCCACCTTCTCACCAACAGGGAGATTATCATGAAATTTCTCCCTGTCAGCATTGAAATCGAGGGAAAAGAGCACGAAGAAGGAAAAGTCACGGTGAAAATTTAA
- a CDS encoding U32 family peptidase produces MELLAPAGSREALLAALDAGADAVYMGLSSLNARQRAKNFSLHDLSVLCDYLHRRGKKAYLALNVLVKESELPEVRHILKNAAALEIDGVIIQDLGVLSILRQHFPGIPIHGSTQMAVHNHGGVSLLERLGLSRVILARELSLQEIRSIKGRTKLPLEVFVHGAMCFSVSGLCFASSVIGGCSGNRGLCTQPCRRLWHGAHRREYLFSMLDLQALGFINALKEIGIASVKIEGRMKGPDYVKKVVGAYRQAIDGMERAGEAIEDFAREKTDYFLTGRQGDAIKPGASGMAGIRAGVVKESDGETIRLMTEETIHSGDMARIAAGDDCEADLFQIKALAVQNVPVEKAGPRTLCTIQCRGKVPAGSVLYLAGRCVPAGYDKRLKEIYDSSRKRQGRAAPPRGGKGPGAAGRHAHASRRAKAPPLFLVKIDSSGWLPYVKDYDRLVVALDALSPEAMGAVAGKPPGPERIIVDLPPFISEGQISAVKRRVEELFRLGFRRFMLENLGHFGLLPRRGTELYGGPFLYGLNSEALAVLSRLGISAQCASYEDDYLNIKNRARSAGLQEIIALFARPPCFLTRVEQDTPPGAIVRSGPLEAALHRRGEIFVVVGVKPFSIMQHREKLALLSPYGFLVDLSFYEPSRDLWNSVRKAYLEGLPFPGSMKYNFKRELR; encoded by the coding sequence GTGGAACTTCTTGCTCCTGCCGGATCGAGGGAAGCCCTTCTCGCTGCTCTTGATGCCGGCGCCGATGCAGTCTACATGGGCCTCTCTTCCCTCAATGCCAGGCAGAGGGCAAAGAACTTCAGCCTCCACGACCTTTCGGTGCTCTGCGATTATCTTCACAGGAGGGGGAAGAAGGCTTACCTGGCGCTCAATGTGCTTGTCAAAGAGAGTGAGCTGCCCGAAGTGCGGCATATCCTGAAAAACGCCGCCGCACTTGAGATAGATGGAGTGATTATCCAGGATCTCGGCGTCCTCTCGATTCTCAGGCAGCATTTTCCCGGGATTCCCATCCATGGGAGCACCCAGATGGCGGTGCACAATCACGGGGGAGTGTCCCTGCTTGAGCGCCTTGGCCTTTCCAGGGTGATACTGGCACGGGAGCTTTCGCTTCAAGAAATAAGGTCAATAAAGGGCCGCACAAAGCTCCCGCTTGAGGTTTTCGTCCATGGAGCCATGTGTTTCTCCGTTTCGGGCCTCTGCTTCGCGAGCAGTGTAATTGGCGGCTGCAGCGGCAACAGGGGCCTTTGCACCCAGCCATGCCGGAGGCTCTGGCACGGCGCACACAGGAGGGAATACCTCTTTTCCATGCTCGATCTCCAGGCTCTGGGCTTTATCAATGCGCTGAAAGAGATTGGCATTGCCTCGGTGAAGATCGAGGGGAGAATGAAAGGCCCCGACTACGTGAAAAAGGTGGTCGGGGCTTACCGGCAGGCGATAGACGGCATGGAGAGAGCGGGGGAGGCCATCGAGGACTTCGCCAGGGAAAAGACGGACTATTTCCTCACGGGGCGCCAGGGCGACGCGATAAAACCCGGTGCTTCCGGTATGGCAGGGATAAGGGCCGGCGTGGTGAAGGAGTCCGATGGCGAGACCATAAGGCTCATGACGGAAGAGACCATTCATTCAGGCGATATGGCGCGGATAGCAGCCGGTGATGACTGTGAAGCGGATCTTTTCCAGATTAAGGCCCTTGCGGTACAAAATGTTCCCGTGGAGAAAGCAGGGCCCCGGACTCTCTGCACAATTCAATGCAGGGGAAAGGTTCCGGCCGGCAGCGTGCTCTACCTGGCGGGAAGATGCGTTCCAGCCGGCTACGACAAAAGGCTCAAGGAGATTTATGACTCCTCCAGGAAGCGCCAGGGCAGGGCCGCTCCTCCCCGGGGCGGAAAAGGACCGGGCGCGGCAGGGCGGCATGCCCACGCCTCCCGCAGGGCCAAGGCGCCTCCGCTCTTCCTTGTGAAGATCGACAGCAGCGGCTGGCTTCCTTACGTGAAGGATTACGACAGGCTTGTGGTAGCTCTCGATGCTCTTTCTCCGGAAGCCATGGGAGCCGTTGCCGGGAAGCCTCCGGGCCCTGAGAGGATTATCGTGGACCTCCCGCCCTTCATCAGCGAGGGGCAGATATCCGCGGTGAAAAGAAGAGTGGAAGAGCTTTTCAGGCTCGGGTTCCGCAGGTTCATGCTGGAGAACCTCGGGCATTTCGGCCTTCTGCCCCGCCGTGGCACTGAGCTTTACGGCGGGCCTTTCCTCTATGGCCTGAACTCGGAGGCGCTGGCGGTGCTCTCGCGTCTTGGCATTTCAGCGCAGTGCGCCTCCTATGAGGATGATTACCTCAATATCAAAAACAGGGCCAGAAGCGCCGGCCTTCAGGAAATTATAGCCCTCTTCGCACGGCCTCCCTGCTTTCTCACAAGGGTGGAACAAGATACGCCTCCGGGCGCCATTGTCCGGAGCGGCCCCCTGGAGGCCGCACTCCACCGCCGCGGTGAAATCTTTGTCGTTGTTGGCGTAAAGCCTTTCAGCATCATGCAGCACAGGGAGAAACTTGCGCTGCTCTCACCTTACGGCTTTCTTGTGGACCTCTCGTTTTATGAGCCTTCCCGGGATCTCTGGAATTCCGTGAGGAAGGCCTACCTGGAAGGATTGCCCTTCCCGGGCTCAATGAAATATAATTTCAAGAGGGAGCTCAGGTAA
- a CDS encoding cyclic nucleotide-binding domain-containing protein, with protein METEKLDELKGLLRKVAFGHLLPEKLFGDLLPKFYPISFADGERVLQQGTTAGAFIIISRGALEVKVMSESHQEVTVKTLKRGDYVGEMALISGTTRNATVIAHGPVEAFLLSKSAFAFMVKEAPPVHEFLKKSAEKREKDTKKKAGLEKGEKPLKGLRSSL; from the coding sequence ATGGAAACAGAGAAACTGGATGAATTGAAGGGGCTTCTCCGGAAAGTGGCCTTCGGCCACCTGCTGCCGGAAAAACTCTTCGGCGACCTGCTGCCCAAGTTTTATCCCATCTCCTTTGCCGACGGCGAGCGTGTCCTGCAGCAGGGGACCACGGCAGGCGCTTTCATTATAATCAGCAGGGGGGCCCTTGAAGTGAAGGTGATGAGTGAGAGCCACCAGGAAGTCACCGTCAAGACACTCAAGAGAGGCGATTACGTGGGCGAGATGGCCCTCATCTCAGGTACTACCCGCAATGCCACCGTGATAGCCCACGGGCCCGTCGAAGCTTTTCTTCTCAGCAAGTCAGCATTTGCCTTCATGGTGAAAGAAGCTCCCCCGGTGCATGAGTTCCTGAAGAAGTCCGCGGAGAAGAGGGAAAAGGACACGAAGAAAAAGGCCGGGCTGGAAAAGGGAGAAAAACCATTGAAGGGGCTCAGGAGTTCACTTTAA